One Setaria viridis chromosome 7, Setaria_viridis_v4.0, whole genome shotgun sequence genomic region harbors:
- the LOC117864116 gene encoding uncharacterized protein produces the protein MGSICCKKATDGIKHNRHCKCALPLKAIFTFVSSHLKAPDLEKMAPKLVFVLPIVLLGWAFQAILRPPPTKLCGFPGGPPLTSPRIKLRDGRYLAYREDGIQKDKARYKIITVHAFDSTKDIPLPVSKELVEELGIYFLAFDRAGYGESDPNPKRDVKSEALDIEELADQLELGQKFYVLGASMGGYSVWGCLQYIPHRLAGAALVVPVINYWWPSFPAELSRQAFKKLVVPEQRTLWIAHNVPSLLYLWMTQKWLPSSAAAMHNPEIFSKHDMEVLQKMMAMPRTIENKSRQQGTYESIHRDLLVAFGSWDFDPMNSTNPFPQNEGSVHIWQGYEDRLVLVELQRYISKKLPWIKYHEVPEGGHMFMLVDGWTDRILKALLVGEEPSAA, from the exons ATGGGGTCCATCTGTTGCAAAAAGGCCACCGACGGAATAAAGCACAACCGACATTGCAAGTGTGCCTTGCCACTCAAAGCTATCTTCACATTTGTCTCCTCTCACCTGAAAGCACCAGATCTGGAGAAAATGGCTCCTAAATTAGTCTTTGTTCTGCCAATTGTGCTCCTCGGCTGGGCATTCCAGGCGATTCTCCGGCCACCTCCCACAAAACTGTGTGGCTTCCCAGGTGGCCCTCCTCTGACATCTCCGAGGATCAAGCTCAGGGACGGAAGGTACCTTGCATACAGGGAAGATGGAATACAGAAAGACAAGGCCAGGTACAAGATCATCACAGTACATGCATTTGATAGCACCAAGGACATCCCCCTGCCTGTTTCCAAG GAGCTTGTTGAAGAACTGGGAATTTACTTCCTTGCTTTTGATAGAGCTGGGTATGGGGAAAGTGACCCAAATCCCAAGCGGGATGTAAAGAGCGAGGCACTGGATATCGAGGAGCTCGCTGACCAGCTGGAGCTTGGGCAGAAGTTCTACGTCTTGGGGGCCTCGATGGGAGGATACTCTGTTTGGGGATGCCTCCAGTATATACCCCACAG GCTCGCAGGTGCTGCGCTAGTTGTTCCAGTTATCAACTACTGGTGGCCTTCTTTCCCAGCTGAACTATCCAGGCAAGCCTTCAAGAAACTGGTAGTGCCAGAGCAGAGGACCCTGTGGATTGCACACAACGTACCTTCCTTGCTCTACCTGTGGATGACCCAGAAGTGGCTCCCTTCTTCGGCAGCTGCCATGCACAACCCTGAAATATTTAGCAAGCATGATATGGAGGTTCTTCAGAAGATGATGGCAATGCCAAGAACCATCGAG AATAAATCAAGGCAACAAGGCACTTATGAATCAATCCACCGTGATTTACTTGTCGCTTTTGGAAGTTGGGATTTTGATCCAATGAATAGTACCAACCCATTTCCTCAAAATGAGGGTTCTGTACACATCTGGCAAGGATACGAAGACAGGTTGGTGCTTGTTGAGCTGCAGAGATACATTTCCAAGAAACTTCCATGGATCAAGTACCATGAAGTCCCAGAAGGTGGACATATGTTCATGCTGGTAGATGGATGGACTGACCGAATTCTCAAGGCGCTCTTGGTAGGAGAAGAGCCCTCAGCTGCGTGA
- the LOC117864114 gene encoding uncharacterized protein, which translates to MLFNIPYCKSQAPAAAVAAISSIRFSSSPALIPPPSQPLISPPPALPEENPFAALLASDPPPPEPLRLVLATGDVHSALRGLPGLARQLFRWAEDTPRGFPRTASAFAAVLVPLAQSNHIRAAYPVSLRALHLGLLLPLVSLLLSTHLSPAPKSLLSLLLRLSTKFSPECEGRDAAPTTCSTLCLSTFREMAHHRVAPDVKDCNRVLRVLRDAAMWDDICAVYAEMLQLGIEPSIVTYNTLLDSFLKEGREDKAAMVLKEMQKRGTGCLPNNVTYNVVISWLTRKGDLGDAVELVDWMRLSKKASSFTYNPLITGLFARGFLKKAEALQLVMENEGIMPTVVTYNAMIHGLLQSGQMEAAQLKFVEMRAMGLLPDVITYNSLLNGYCKAGNLKEVLWLLGDLRRAGLAPTILTYNILIDGYCRIGDLDEARRLKEEMVEQDCLPDVCTYTTLMNGSHKVRNPAMAREFFDEMLSKGLQPDCFAYNTRIRAELALGDASNAFQLREAMMLEGISSNTVTYNILIDGLCKTGNLKDAEDLRMKMVRDGLKPDCITYTCLIHAHCERGLLREARKYFNMMDSYHLPPTAVTYTVLIHAYCRKGNLYSAYGWFRKMLEKGVEPNEITYNVLIHALCRMGRTQLAYHHFYEMLERGLAPNKYTYTLLIDGNCKEGSWEDAMRLYFEMHQNGIHPDYCTHKALFKGFDESHMHHAIEYLENVVLGE; encoded by the coding sequence ATGCTATTCAACATCCCGTACTGCAAATCACAAGCTCCTGCAGCCGCCGTCGCAGCTATCTCCAGCAtccgcttctcctcctcgccggcttTGATTCCGCCGCCGTCCCAGCCGCTGATTTCACCTCCGCCGGCGCTTCCCGAGGAGAACCCATTCGCCGCACTACTCGCCTCTGATCCCCCACCGCCGGAGCCCCTCCGCCTGGTGCTCGCCACGGGCGACGTTCACTCCGCGCTCCGCGGCCTCCCGGGCCTCGCGCGCCAGCTGTTCCGGTGGGCGGAGGACACCCCGCGCGGCTTCCCGCGCACCGCCTCCGCattcgccgccgtcctcgtcccGCTCGCTCAATCCAACCACATCCGGGCTGCCTACCCCGTCTCCCTCCGCGCACTgcacctcggcctcctcctccccctcgtgTCCCTTCTCCTATCCACCCACCTCTCTCCCGCCCCAAAATCCCTGTTGAGCCTCCTCTTACGCCTGTCCACCAAGTTCTCCCCAGAATGCGAAGGTCGCGACGCTGCGCCCACCACCTGTTCGACGCTGTGCCTGTCCACCTTCCGTGAGATGGCGCATCACAGAGTGGCCCCTGACGTCAAAGACTGCAACCGCGTGCTCCGTGTGCTCCGTGATGCGGCCATGTGGGATGACATTTGCGCGGTGTATGCAGAGATGCTCCAGCTTGGGATTGAGCCGAGCATTGTCACGTACAACACTTTGCTGGATTCTTTCTtgaaggagggaagggaggacAAGGCTGCCATGGTGCTGAAGGAGATGCAGAAACGGGGGACTGGTTGCTTGCCAAACAATGTCACATACAATGTGGTGATTTCTTGGCTGACCAGGAAAGGTGACCTGGGGGATGCAGTGGAGCTGGTTGACTGGATGCGGCTGTCCAAGAAAGCGTCATCCTTCACTTACAACCCACTGATCACTGGGTTGTTTGCGAGGGGTTTTCTTAAGAAGGCTGAAGCTTTGCAGTTGGTGATGGAGAATGAAGGTATCATGCCGACAGTTGTGACATACAATGCAATGATTCACGGGCTGCTTCAAAGTGGGCAGATGGAGGCTGCACAATTGAAGTTTGTGGAGATGAGGGCGATGGGCTTGCTTCCAGATGTGATCACGTACAATTCTTTGCTAAACGGGTATTGTAAGGCAGGCAATTTGAAGGAGGTTCTTTGGTTGCTTGGCGATTTGAGGCGTGCAGGGTTAGCACCAACAATTTTGACATATAACATTCTGATAGATGGTTATTGTAGAATAGGTGATTTAGATGAAGCTAGGAGATTGAAAGAGGAAATGGTAGAGCAGGACTGTTTGCCCGATGTTTGTACATATACAACTCTCATGAATGGTTCACATAAGGTGAGGAACCCTGCTATGGCAAGAGAGTTCTTTGATGAGATGCTGAGCAAAGGTTTGCAGCCAGATTGCTTTGCCTATAATACAAGGATTCGCGCAGAGCTTGCCCTAGGGGATGCTTCCAACGCTTTCCAGTTGAGGGAGGCGATGATGTTGGAAGGAATATCTTCTAATACAGTCACATACAATATTCTTATTGATGGATTGTGCAAGACTGGAAACCTGAAAGATGCTGAAGATCTGCGGATGAAGATGGTCCGTGATGGTTTAAAGCCTGACTGTATCACATACACCTGCTTGATTCATGCGCACTGTGAAAGAGGACTCCTAAGAGAAGCAAGAAAATATTTTAATATGATGGACTCATATCATCTACCACCCACAGCTGTGACCTACACTGTTCTTATTCATGCATATTGTAGAAAAGGAAACCTTTATTCAGCATATGGTTGGTTTCGAAAGATGTTGGAAAAAGGAGTTGAACCTAATGAAATAACATATAATGTCCTTATACATGCGCTATGCAGGATGGGCCGAACTCAATTGGCTTATCATCATTTTTATGAGATGCTGGAAAGGGGATTGGCACCAAACAAATACACATATACCTTGTTGATAGATGGAAACTGCAAAGAAGGCAGCTGGGAAGATGCGATGAGATTGTATTTTGAAATGCATCAGAACGGCATACATCCAGATTATTGCACACATAAGGCCTTGTTTAAGGGATTTGATGAAAGTCACATGCACCATGCAATTGAGTATTTGGAGAACGTTGTTTTGGGTGAATAG
- the LOC117864117 gene encoding ACT domain-containing protein ACR12 produces the protein MAVAASHHGLVAVAPAASSAAAPPRPQRRRFLRFHAASPAAPLATARRICCQSINSANVLGASSPASDEAVPVPVVMIDQDSDRDATIVQLSFGDRLGALLDTMKALKDLGLDVTKGTVATDSAATQTKFHIMRFGRKVEDPDMLERIRLTVINNLLKYHPESSEKLAMGEFFGIKPPEKKVDIDIATHVVVEDDGPKRSMLYIETADRPGLLLEIIKIIADTNIDVESAEIDTEGLVAKDKFHVSYRGAKLNSSLSQVLINCLRYYLRRPETDEDSY, from the exons atggccgtcgccgcctcccaccacggcctcgtcgccgtcgcccccgCCGCATCCTCCGCCGCTGCGCCCCCCCGCCCGCAGAGGCGAAGGTTCCTCCGCTTCCACGCCGCCTCCCCTGCTGCTCCGCTCGCGACCGCACGGAG AATATGTTGCCAATCTATCAACTCAGCTAATGTGTTGGGGGCTTCTTCACCG GCATCTGATGAGGCGGTCCCAGTTCCAGTTGTCATGATAGATCAAGATTCAGACCGTGATGCGACCATTGTGCAGTTGAGTTTTGGAGACCGCTTGGGGGCACTACTTGACACG ATGAAGGCACTCAAGGACCTTGGCCTTGATGTCACGAAAGGAACTGTGGCAACTGACTCAGCTGCCACACAAACAAAGTTCCACATCATGCGATT TGGGCGCAAAGTTGAGGACCCTGACATGTTAGAGAGGATACGGCTAACCGTCATCAACAACCTTCTGAAATATCATCCT GAATCAAGTGAGAAGTTAGCAATGGGTGAATTTTTTGGGATAAAACCTCCTGAGAAGAAG GTTGACATTGATATTGCAACTCATGTGGTTGTTGAAGATGATGGACCAAAACGAAG CATGCTTTACATAGAGAcagctgatcggcctggcctaCTTCTGGAAATAATCAAGATCATTGCTGACACCAACATTGATGTGGAATCAGCTGAGATTGATACTGAA GGTTTGGTTGCCAAGGACAAGTTCCACGTGAGTTACAGAGGTGCGAAACTAAACAGCTCCTTATCTCAG GTGCTGATCAATTGTCTGCGCTATTACCTCCGAAGGCCTGAGACGGATGAAGACAGctattga
- the LOC117862384 gene encoding uncharacterized protein yields the protein MGISKVTGIAATAFLVTSVSLCKMGMRIIMLPFLFTGCVAFAVTIASHNAINLPWILGKNSVGRFPLWSIVLFGPFLMLARAYAMVKRYMRKESVYDKIVEGLYLGGWPFLLKHLPPGSPSVIDCTCELPRSSFVPADEYLCLATWDTRAPTPYQIEHAACWACQKRSEGKPVYVHCAFGHGRSACVVCAILVALGVAETSKDVENIIRERRKIKMNALHWKTLEEWSKHRVSQKKGN from the exons ATGGGGATATCCAAGGTGACCGGCATCGCCGCAACAGCTTTTCTTGTCACATCTGTTAGTTTGTGCAAGATGGGCATGAGGATTATTATGCTTCCTTTCCTATTCACCGGTTGTGTTGCTTTTGCTGTAACGATTGCATCACATAATGCCATCAATCTACCTTGGATCCTGGGGAAGAACTCAGTAGGAAGATTTCCTCTCTGGTCAATTGTACTATTTGGTCCTTTCTTGATGCTTGCTCGGGCATATGCAATGGTTAAGAGATACATGAGGAAGGAATCTGTATATGACAAGATTGTGGAAGGCCTATATCTGGGAGGATGGCCATTTCTCTTGAAACATTTGCCCCCTGGAAGTCCATCTGTCATAGATTGCACTTGTGAGCTGCCAAGAAGTTCCTTTGTTCCAGCAGACGAGTATCTTTGTCTTGCAACTTGGGATACAAGAGCTCCAACACCGTACCAAATTGAACATGCTGCATGTTGGGCTTGTCAAAAGAGATCTGAGGGGAAACCAGTTTATGTCCATTGTGCATTTG GTCATGGAAGAAGTGCTTGTGTTGTTTGTGCAATTCTGGTAGCGCTGGGCGTCGCTGAAACCTCGAAAGATGTTGAGAATATCATCCGTGAAAGACGAAAGATAAAAATGAATGCTCTTCACTGGAAGACCTTGGAAGAGTGGTCCAAACATCGAGTTTCTCAGAAAAAAGGAAATTAG